One stretch of Asterias rubens chromosome 8, eAstRub1.3, whole genome shotgun sequence DNA includes these proteins:
- the LOC117293747 gene encoding uncharacterized protein LOC117293747, giving the protein MNSQRSETGLNWCSADWGGCTRYFDCGCDGTNSSTSAVITPGTCTNHRRSETESHRCCTHRCTPAVTAGTIQATCTSCVNRASPNAGTGMAGRLTAGTSTPYWRQANGTNHRNYPDMGVLTLLQSCLAITSTWMSYSSRALTGGWMVYLFFYLIILNTGLSTSHSLDASRQPTQRSEDATLPVNTVEDYLQKNFPNRSGSDGESSVNNRVRLGRAGKLKPPTMLNMKRIEQENARASCQPRDTVLDSYKELNIPKGFDTKVFPACIVVQRCRSGGCCRDDQECVPRSNGRQNVSKLFLVNTLVTTRSIVEDVHCECVAKPDFCSPPETDCPNGKVWSYGQCGCTCHYRCPKPFLQDENTCACDCLMNNRVCKNIQRGRKDLKLSVEECDCVRRGLCATPNCVNGRFSLNKCKCVQEQQSR; this is encoded by the exons ATGAACAGTCAACGAAGCGAGACGGGTTTAAATTGGTGCTCGGCCGACTGGGGAGGCTGCACACGGTATTTTGATTGTGGATGCGATGGCACAAACAGTAGTACATCGGCGGTGATCACACCAGGTACATGTACCAATCATCGTCGTAGCGAGACTGAGTCGCATCGTTGTTGCACCCATCGGTGTACCCCTGCCGTCACCGCCGGGACGATACAGGCTACTTGCACATCGTGTGTGAACCGGGCCAGCCCAAATGCAGGTACCGGCATGGCCGGGAGGTTAACTGCCGGAACATCCACGCCGTACTGGCGTCAAGCCAACGGGACTAATCATCGGAACTACCCGGACATGGGCGTATTAACTTTGCTGCAGAGCTGCCTCGCTATCACTTCAACATGGATGTCTTACTCCTCGCGGGCTCTTACCGGCGGTTGGATGGTTTATCTTTTCTTCTACCTCATTATTCTCAATACTGGATTGTCAACTTCTCATTCACTGGATGCTTCGCGACAG cCAACACAAAGATCAGAAGACGCAACGTTGCCCGTCAACACAGTGGAAGATTACTTACAGAAAAATTTCCCAAACAGATCTGGGTCGGACGGTGAGAGCTCCGTTAACAACAGAGTCAGGCTCGGCAGAGCAGGGAAATTGAAAC CGCCAACAATGTTAAACATGAAGAGAATTGAGCAGGAAAACGCAAGGGCAAGCTGCCAACCACGTGACACGGTCCTTGACAGCTACAAAGAACTCAACATCCCCAAGGGTTTCGACACCAAGGTCTTCCCAGCATGCATTGTGGTTCAACGCTGTAGAAGTGGAGGCTGTTGCCGTGACGACCAGGAGTGCGTGCCCAGAAGTAACGGCAGACAGAATGTTTCTAAACTG TTCTTGGTGAACACATTGGTCACCACACGTTCCATCGTGGAGGACGTTCACTGCGAATGTGTGGCGAAACCTGATTTCTGTTCCCCGCCCGAGACGGACTGCCCGAACGGCAAGGTGTGGAGTTACGGACAGTGTGGCTGCACCTGTCACTACCGATGCCCCAAACCCTTCCTACAGGACGAGAATACATGTGCATGTGATTGCTTGATGAACAACCGGGTCTGTAAGAACATCCAACGTGGACGCAAGGACTTGAAGCTATCTGTCGAGGAGTGCGA CTGTGTTCGTAGAGGATTATGCGCCACTCCCAATTGTGTCAACGGACGATTTTCTTTGAACAAGTGTAAATGCGTTCAGGAGCAGCAATCCAGATAA